DNA sequence from the Oligoflexus sp. genome:
GAGCACAGCGGACTCCATCCCAATTCAAAAATGCGCTGAGAACCAGACCTATCAAAAGAAATGCGATCGGGAAAAATAGCCCGATTCAAATCAAAATTCAGCCGATGCTCACCAAAGCAGATTTGAAATGTGGCCTTGATCTGCTCCATGGCATCGCGATCCAGTGAGCTTTTATCAAAGAGAAGCTCGAAGATATCCGCACCCGCCACGGCATCCGCGGCCAGAAGGTGAGTCAAGGACTGGGAAAAGGTCGGCAAAATCTGTCCTTTCCCATCAAAAGCCAGGACACCCTGGGGGAGGTTTTCCAGAATAACCCCAAGGTCACGGGTCTTGCTCCGCAGATCAGCCGTGCGTTCCGTCACGATGCTTTCCAGGCGCTGATTCTCGCCTTCGATATGCCTGATCGCTTTTTCCAGGCTCCTGTTGACCACCGCCAGGCTTTTTCGAAGTATATTCATCTGATCAGCCAGCGCGAAGGAAAAGAGCAGAGCTTCGACGATGGAGCCAAACTGATGAGCATTCTCCGTAAAGAGATTGCGGGGAATCAGGCCGAATTTATTGAGGGCGAGAACCATGGTGCCTATCAACCAAGAGGTCCAGGCGGCGGCAAAAAAACGGCCCTGGCGAATACCAGCCATGATCGAAGCCGTGGCCAGATAAAAACCCACGCCGATCCCGTAGATGATCATGACAATGACCACCCTGATGGACAAGGAATAGCTGACAAAAAAGGAGATGGGGATCCAGCATGCAAATACCCAATTGCTCACCATCATAAGTTTATAAAGGCGGGGAAAGCGCTCTTTCGTCTCCAGAAAGGTTGCGGCGAAAAGGAAGCTGGAGATGAAAGTCCCGATCAAAGGTTTATCAATGAAGTAATTATTAAATGAGGGGAGATCAGGCCAAAGGTACGAAAATCCAAGGCCGGTAATGCCAAGCTGAAAGGAAAGATAGGACGCCAGGAAAAACACATAGTAGAGATAGATCTTCTTCCGGACCGACAGCAGCAGAAAGAAATTATAAAACAACATGACTGTCATGGATCCGAAATACAGAATAAACACCTTTTCCAGTTTGGAATGCCCGCGGATGAAGTCCTCCTCGTTCCAAAGAAGCACAGGAAGCTGGATGGCGCTGGTGGTGTTGATGCGCAGATAGACCGTCTGCTGGGTTTCACAACCTAAAGAATAGGCAAAGCCGAGGTAATCCATGGGGCGTTGTGCAAAAGGGAATCTATCGCCGCCCTGCTCACGGGAGAGAACACGCTGACCATCAACAGCCCACAGCTCGATGTTATCCAGCAGCGGATAGGCAATGTCCAAAACTCTTTTTTGAGTTTGGGAGGTGCACTCAGGCACAGCGATGCGGAACCAGTAGTTCTCGTTGTCGTGAAAACCCAGATTGATGGAGTCTCCGGGTATAGCCTTCCATTCCGCCATTGGCAAAGCCAGCAGCTGCTCAAGACTTGCAACAGCGGGCGAGGGAACCATGTAAAGAGTATGCCGCGTCAGATCCTCGCCGTCTGATGCAGCCAAAGGCATGGCTCCCAGCATGGAGCTGGTGAGACTGGCGAGCAGCAAGAAAATATATGTACTCAAACCCATCCATGAAGCCCTTTTTTCGCTCTGACTTCATCGGGTTCCTGGCCGATATCCTGAATTCTGAGCCTATCGGCACTCGGACAGAGCGAGGGCAAGGTCCTGACTTCCCATCTGCTTGCCTTACTTTTCAGGAAAGTTCAAAGGTTCGGCTGAAAGGGGCTTTTCTGCGGGAAAAACACAGGCAACCAGGGTCGCCCGTGCTGTGAAGGTTGCAAAGACCAGGTGGGTGAACGGAGCAACCCGACCTCTCTTATTGCTCAGAGATGCTCTCCAAACGAAAGGCCTGCAGAGGATGCGTCCTGAGCCATTGCAGGTCCCAGGCCACGTCCCGCCGCACGCGCTCGGCCAGGGAGAATTGATTCTGTCCTACGAAATAAGACATATTATGAAAGTTATTCGGATCCGCCTGAAAGCGATGGCAGCTTCCGCAGGTGGTGTTCGCCACCAGGATCTGATTGCGATCGGCGATCTTCGGCAGAAGGCGCTGCTGGTCGATGCTGCTGAAAATCACGCTATCCACCAGCTCCAAGGCGGTCACCTGCCCGAAGTCGACGTTGAAGAGACGGCGGTCGTCCTCCTGCCGCGTGACGTTCGATTGTCCTCCGAAATTAACCATGGTGCGGGCGTCCTTCGCCGATGTGACTGTAATAGGACGCGGTACGAGCTGACCATTCTGGGAACGGAGAGCCACAAAACTCCAGACATTGATCGCGCCAGGGGCGCGGCCGGCAGGTAGCGAGAAAGCAGCGACATCCTTCACGAGACGCTGCGGCGTATAAGCCTGAAGCCAGAGCACAAGCCGCCGCCGAAACTCAGCATCCTGCGCTGTGCCGATCTCAGGACGCAGGCCGAAGCCCTGATAGACCGGAGTTCCCGAAAAAGCTCGCAGCCACATCACGTTGCCGAGCATGCGTTCCACAACCTTATTCCGCAGCGCTTGAAACTCGCTTTCCTCACCCGCATTCAAAAGGTTCGCAGGATTGCGTCCGCCTTGGTAGTAAGAGAAAAGCCTATTCCGTAGAGCCACCACCCGCTGCAGTTCATCCTGAGTCAGAGCATCCGTGGGAAAGACATCATAGATCGCATGAATCGCTCGATCATCCGCGAAAAGGCTGCCCTGTGCTCCCAGCCTCACCATGGGCTGCCATACGAGGCGCACTTCGGGCCAGCAGTGTTCCTGAACGCGATCGCGCGGCGTCAGGCCAAGCGGCATGCAGGGCGCGATGCGGACGCCGGTCAACTGCCAATCGGAATAACGATTCTCACGCTCGATCGCAGTTCCGACCGGAGTCGATCGAAAGCTCGTGAGCACCTGCTGGTACCAGGCCACCGAAAACAACTCGTGCGCTCCGACGTTCTGGAATCGGATAGC
Encoded proteins:
- a CDS encoding 7TM diverse intracellular signaling domain-containing protein, with protein sequence MGLSTYIFLLLASLTSSMLGAMPLAASDGEDLTRHTLYMVPSPAVASLEQLLALPMAEWKAIPGDSINLGFHDNENYWFRIAVPECTSQTQKRVLDIAYPLLDNIELWAVDGQRVLSREQGGDRFPFAQRPMDYLGFAYSLGCETQQTVYLRINTTSAIQLPVLLWNEEDFIRGHSKLEKVFILYFGSMTVMLFYNFFLLLSVRKKIYLYYVFFLASYLSFQLGITGLGFSYLWPDLPSFNNYFIDKPLIGTFISSFLFAATFLETKERFPRLYKLMMVSNWVFACWIPISFFVSYSLSIRVVIVMIIYGIGVGFYLATASIMAGIRQGRFFAAAWTSWLIGTMVLALNKFGLIPRNLFTENAHQFGSIVEALLFSFALADQMNILRKSLAVVNRSLEKAIRHIEGENQRLESIVTERTADLRSKTRDLGVILENLPQGVLAFDGKGQILPTFSQSLTHLLAADAVAGADIFELLFDKSSLDRDAMEQIKATFQICFGEHRLNFDLNRAIFPDRISFDRSGSQRIFELGWSPLCSELDAIEYILLTISDVTELKVLEQQSHLLQQKSRILEAYVDGTLLRLRSFLAHGRSKLGDLIQVSVWDAAAVDAMFREIHTIKGNARTFRLNDLAQKAHDFEMDLSAGRDNPQALPRDRVRMHLGDMDQKMSALLEFVDALSRDRSLSSGEGQKASFDERLWQRFRNQLPELLPPDVLKKNLAELEYVRAAEYFQKLGDSCPVPGGKPAPEIACDIQSDLYLAEDGASRIQDFVVHLLRNSLDHGIEKPELRQQKGKPGYGRITFRMFVKNSRLVVEYSDDGDGLDLKRIKQKALDRKLCRDPGVSLAEAVNFIFLPGFSTAEVVSLTSGRGVGMDAVRQDIQALGGTLEWTQSIKDERMPFDIRITLGFSKFLVCDVNSKAA